AAGCGTGGTAATTTGAGCTTTGTCTGAACATAATCTGAACTTTGTCTGAACATAGCGATGTCACGGCAAAACATCATTCAGATATGGAGCTGATTATTTATACTATACGGTATTCTTGCTACAAGCATCTCTTCAAAATAAAGAGCAGTCCGGTACCATCCAAACATTGTAACTTCTATTGCAAAACAAAACGGCATATATAATGCATAAGGAGCGCTCCGGTGCTGTCCAGACATTGTAACAATATCCTCTTGGAGAAGAACAAAATTCTATTTTTTCGCTGTTCCGAAAAGAGCCGTCTATATGTTCCCTGAAATTTTTTCCACTATTCTTTCAAAATCTCCTATGCTTCCGAATTCTATCTCTATTTTCCCCTTTTTCTTTCCCTGTATTATTTTGACAGGAGTATTAAGAATACCGGATAGTTTCTCACTTATTGAAGAGAATTTGGAAAGCGGTATGATTTCCCGATTTTTTCTGGCTTCAGGAAGGCTCTTTTTTTTGTTTACCAGTTTTTCCACTTCCCTTACGCTGAGGTCGAACTTAACTATATCTTCAGCTATCTGCAGCTGGTCTTCAGTTTTTTTCAGGCTTGCAAGGGCTTTTGCATGTCCCGCCGTCACTTTCCCTTCATCTATAAGTTTCTGGATACTTATGGGCAGGCTTAATATTCTTAATGTGTTTGTGATAAGAGCCCTGCTTTTCCCTACCTGCCTGGAAAGCTCATCATGCGTAAGCTTAAATTCTTCCAGCAGCTGCTTGAACGTAAGGGCCTGCTCAACAGGACTTAAGTCCTCACGATGAATATTTTCAATCAAAGCCATTGCAAGACTTGAATTATCATCTACATTTGTATTGATGATTGCCGGTACTGTTGTAAGCCCGGCCATTCTTGCTGCCCTGAACCTTCTTTCGCCTGCAATTATCTCATACTTTTCCTCACCATCTATTTTTCTTACTGTAATCGGCTGAATCACTCCAAACTGCTTTATAGATTCAGATAATTCATGCAGGCTGTCCTCAAAGAAATTACGCCTCGGTTGATTTTTATTAGGTTCAATAACATCAATACTTATATCAAGAATACTGCTGGAATTTATTTCTGAAGATTCCGAAGTCTTGCTTATATTGGGTATCAGGGCTCCTAATCCCCTACCCAGTCCTCTCTGAGCCATTTTCAATCACTTCCTTTGTAAAATCCTTATATGCCAAAGCCCCCTTGCAGTCAGGATCATAGAATAGAATGGGCTTTCCATAGCTTGGCGCCTCACTTAATCTTACGTTCCTGGGGATTATTGTATTATAAACTTTACTTGAAAAATATTTTTTAACTTCAGAAAGTACCTGTTCGGAAAGCTTTATTCTTGGATCAAACATTGTCATAAGAGCTCCGGCTATTTCAAGCTCGGAATTAAGGTTTTCCCTTACAAGTGTTATTGTGTTAAGAAGCTGTCCCAGTCCTTCGAGAGCATAGTATTCACACTGTATCGGTATTATGACTTCATTTGCGGCACTCAATGCATTTATTGTCAGAAGGCCCAGAGCGGGCGGACAGTCAATTATTATATAATCATATGATTCGTTCAGTTTGCTGATTGCTTCTTTTAGCCTGTATTCACGTTTCATACTTGTTACAAGCTCAACTTCAGCTCCTGCCAGCTGTATCGAGGAAGGAATGATAAACAGGTTTGAAAATTCAGTTTTAGCGATTATGTCATTTATGTTTTCTCCGGATATCAGTATATTGTAAATCGATTTTTTATCCGAACCGAATTCAAAACCCAGACCGCTTGTCGAATTGCTCTGGGGATCCATGTCAATAATAAGGGATCTGAAGCCGAAATGGCCGAGATATGCAGTCAGATTAACAGCTGTGGTGCTTTTCCCGACTCCGCCTTTCTGGTTTGCGATTGCAATAATCCTTTTGGTGCTAATATTGTTATAAGTATTATTATCTCTCAATTTTTAAGTCTTCTCCATATATATTAACAATATTGATTAATAATATATAACTATAATAGTTATAATGAAAGAAGAAA
The genomic region above belongs to Actinomycetota bacterium and contains:
- a CDS encoding ParB/RepB/Spo0J family partition protein, giving the protein MAQRGLGRGLGALIPNISKTSESSEINSSSILDISIDVIEPNKNQPRRNFFEDSLHELSESIKQFGVIQPITVRKIDGEEKYEIIAGERRFRAARMAGLTTVPAIINTNVDDNSSLAMALIENIHREDLSPVEQALTFKQLLEEFKLTHDELSRQVGKSRALITNTLRILSLPISIQKLIDEGKVTAGHAKALASLKKTEDQLQIAEDIVKFDLSVREVEKLVNKKKSLPEARKNREIIPLSKFSSISEKLSGILNTPVKIIQGKKKGKIEIEFGSIGDFERIVEKISGNI
- a CDS encoding ParA family protein, with the protein product MSTKRIIAIANQKGGVGKSTTAVNLTAYLGHFGFRSLIIDMDPQSNSTSGLGFEFGSDKKSIYNILISGENINDIIAKTEFSNLFIIPSSIQLAGAEVELVTSMKREYRLKEAISKLNESYDYIIIDCPPALGLLTINALSAANEVIIPIQCEYYALEGLGQLLNTITLVRENLNSELEIAGALMTMFDPRIKLSEQVLSEVKKYFSSKVYNTIIPRNVRLSEAPSYGKPILFYDPDCKGALAYKDFTKEVIENGSERTG